The DNA window AGGAATATAAAGTATACGTTCGGCAACAACGAAACCAATGTAGAAGAAAAGATTTGTTGCCGGTAAAAATggtacaatcatcattgccaatgataatacaatacaatcaatttcgctaagtttttttcctttgaccaatttatattttgattgtttgcattgtgttgttgattgtgaaATTATCGTCTGTTTGGGcggtggtaatgatgatcgtccgaaattattattattattattattgagatCGATTATtggttcattttgattgggCATTTgtggatcattattattcaaatcgaATATGGCAAatggttgttgattttgctgatgattgtaatttaTTCCACcaacattattgttgttgctatcaatttcaaatgacgGTTGtggtagttgttgttgttgatatagatttttgatttgaaaattgtcacAACGaatacattgatgattggatCGTTTTCGAATATTGTTATTTGAAGCagaaattgataatgatgatgatggtgatgatacaagggaataataatacaaagtTCGTCGTGCAAATTCGATGATTATTGCATAAAAgatgaatgtaaaaataTTACGACGATCAAACCAAGACACAATCAATGGTATGGCATCCATAGACCAATCAAAACTTAACCATTGTGGATAGATAAGTAgccaaaaattgaatacaggtaaataatgaaatgttaAAAATCGAACCATCACAGATGGATTATCACTGATTGGATTATCGgccgatgaaaatgatggccGATAACGATGAATCGATAAACgaaatataatcattattattaatgcaATGGATATGGTACGAATACCACGTCGTAATTGACCATATTCTTGTTGACGTAATATTTTCGTCCAATTTTGACgattaaatggaaaaaaatgatgaacaatgaatAGATGATAAATAATGCATAATAGTAAACATGTGATTCCATGTTCTTTGGTTAGCATTGAAAATGTTGCCATCACAATTGTATAGCAAAGATATTTTCTACATTGTCCATGATTATTGGATTCAACGAATTTTACATAGAAATATAATGCCAATAGATAGAATAATGCAGCACCAACATCGGCACGACCAACAATACTTGTAACCGATTCAACATGAATAGGATGGCTTgcaaataacaatgatgcaATCAATGTAattcgtcgttgtcgtcgacCATTGAGCAATCGTTCAATGAATATTGTATACAATAATGTTACAATTAAATGTAATAAAAGATTGACTAGATGAAAACCAAATGGTGTATGGCCATGAATCATATGATTCAAACGAAACGATACAACCGTTATTGGTCGATAACTACCATGACTATTGGAAGATTGTATTGGTGTACCCCAGAaatcattaataaataaatgataccAAGGTGTTGTTGATAGAACATCTTGATTATTTAGAATGGCTCGActacaaatgaaatttgattatcatcaaatttattagacataataataaaaatcatcaaaaaattacTTACTTATCATCATATGCAAAATCAGCATCCAAACTattcaaatataataatgatgcaaatgataatatgaGAATATAATCTCGTAATCgattatttccattattatcgatttgtTGATTAAACCAACGAAAATTTACGAATCGCCACATTTTCttcatatataatatatgatttgatttgatttgatttgaatacaaATCAAATCCTGGATGATTCAGGATTGTTATTTTGagattaacaaaaaaaaaaatcgcatggtgatgatgagctCCATTATTCGGTAACAAACACACTACTATAcgatagtagtagtagtaataaaAAGTAGTAGCGGAacattgatccaaaaaaaacattcgaattattTCTACCCAAATTGTGTAGCGCCCACCCATTAACTTGGATCCAGGATTCAccccctctctctctctctctacgATCTTTGATCATGCCATCTGGCGacatgataattttcaaaaaaaaaaattgaatccagACAAATAATTAGAGTATGGATCATATACAAAAAGCCcatatatattatcatctatatcaatcaatatcaattaattaattaatagaaaaaaaatgattaaaataataCCGGATGATACAAAATTGGTTGTTatagatttttgatttttaatgaattgaGCACAAAAAActtgacaaaacaaaaattttaaaatcaaaatccaaaagcaaacaaaaattgatttcaattcgCACTATAGTAAGTTTTAAACGATTTATCCACAAATTTTCTATGATTAATTTGTAATATTCACGATCAAATTTCCACTAATAATGGCCACAATCGATTCCAATGAAAATCGTTCATCACTATCAtctatcaacaacaacaacagcaatatcGAACGATCaaatattgatgttgatgatgataataataaattaaataaattcaaaccaTCATGGTTAATATATGTTGTAGCTATTTGtgttgaatcattatcattatcattcggTATGACAATGGGTTGGACATCGATTGCCGGCGAAGAATTGGATACGAATTTCActacaacaaacaataatgatcattggaAATCGCCAGTGTTTCctaatgatattgaaaaaaaattaattgcaTCCATATGGACATTAGGATCATTATTTGGTGGTTTTAGCTGTGGTTATCTAATCGATAAATTTGGTCGTAAAAAAATGCTCATATTATTGGGCATACCATTCGGTATGGCTTGGCTTTGTATCGGTTTTGCTCGTTGTTCatcgatcataatcattggtCGTGTGATTAATGGTATTGGATTGGGAATTTCGATCCCAACGATACCACTTTATATAGCCGAAATTTCGACACCAAATATTCGTGGTTACATTGGAATGTCCATTGGTGTATGTTGAATTTTagatgagaattttttttttttttttttgtttatttaatttcaatattttttcttgtagtTTTTCGCCGTTTTAGGTATGCTTTTAATCAACATATTGAACGTTATGAACTTTCATTGGAATCATTTGGGATTTTTTGCCATTGTACCgacaacattgatgatgatcataatgtgTTTTATGCCTGAATCACCAGTATGGTGTATCAATTTTATAaacgataaaaatgaatctatAAAACAagctgaaaaaaatcttcgtCGATTACGTTCGAAAAATAGCGATATTCAACAAGAATTAGATAATcttattgaaatgaaaaaatcatcagataaaatgaacaatatgGTTAACCaaagtaatcatcatcatcatggactTTTAAAATCATTACGACGAAAAGATATTTATAAACCATTCATAATAGCAATGGTTGTTATGACATTTCAACAATTCTGTGGTTCTAGTATCATTATCTATTCGatgaatgatatttttaaaaattccgGTTCAACATTATCAGCTAAACAATCCAGTTCAATAACTAATGCAATCATGTTGGCCACGACCATTATCGGTGGTTTTTCAATCGATCGTTTTGGACGACGAATTCTTTTGATAATTTCTGGCACTGCACAAGCATTAAGTATTGGTACATTAggtgtttattattacatacaTTTATCAACATCGaatattcaacaatcatcatcatcgatactTCCAATTATTTGTGTATCCATATTTGTAAGTGCATATTCATTTGGTATTGGTCCACTTTGttggattattattgccGAAATTACACCACCACAAGCTGTATGGTTAGTAATGTCAAGCACTTCAGTTTATTCATCTATTGGTACattcattatgattttttcaacaaaaacattattcCAATTGTTAAAAGAATATGGTACATATTGGTTATTCACTGTGGTTAATATTACCATTGTTATATTTGGTTATTTTATACCAGAAACAAAAGGACGtacaattgatgaaattggtagaatttttaaatataataattaagtattaattaaatataaatgaataaagaatttttatttattccttttttttgagagaatcaaatcaaatcaaatcaaataaaaaaaaaacaaaaacatcaacgCCATCTATGAATAGAATCTAATGAAATGTTTCGAATTTGTgtgttgttgtgtgtttggaaccttgattttgttgatgatgatgatgatgatcatttgagCAGTGGCTccaaagaaataaaaagcCATGCATATGTGTGTACATAATTTATAGTTGCAAGTCTTTAacgattcaatgaaaaatcatcattatttgatattgcttaatcaatattattaccAATGTAAAATTGGCAAtgcaataatcaaaaaaaaaaaaaaaaaaatcctcgatgatcatcaatgaaatgtaatgatgattgacaacGTATAAACGACTCTCGCGCATAAAGATATTTTCTTCTGTattcgataataatcaattcgcATATAGAAATATATATAGTTAGTTGAttcgaagaagaagaagaaaaaaaaatatacaaacattcaactcaaacgacaacgacgacgacgacaatcatttctatttgttttcaaatgatcatcattgcttattatcattatcatttggtaTTGTAGGAGgtgtgtgttgatgatgggtTATCTTCttaattttcgatttttaatttctttttttttgttccccCCCATCTTTTCATTAGTTTTTACGACTTggatgttgataatttcatGTGTATATagcggttttttttgtccactGCCATATTTCATTCGATCGAATCAATGcaattcgattcattcgatCGATAATATATCATCGAAAACAttacataaacacacacacatatacgaACTCTTCAAACCAGACAACCAATCATTCaaaagtgaattttttttcctcctttttttcatttgatgaatgattgatcatcaaaatttataattgataatagtcgatgatgatttataccGAAAACATTTATCGGCAGTGATTTtgtgtccatcatcatcatcatcatcatcatcgacgacgacaatgatgacaacgacATATGCACTATTACACCTATACATCTATAAtcaatttgtcatcatcatcattttatcgaCGACATGATTGTATTTGCGTTTTTCATCGGAATATATAAATCCTGTCCTTTACACATcaaaccaacaaacaaatcatcaaatcttATGATCGAATGTGTGTTTTGTGCTTACATTAATGTATCGTcgtgaaaattattatcttttttttgtctgcaacaacaacaacaagttatattgcgtgttttttttttattttttttcgaaaaatttttcatttttcactatcgtcaaaaaaaaacttgaattccTGAATGTTTCAAGTATTTTAccaattttttatatatgataataatcaaattcttgtgataaaataagaatcaatcaaaacgaagaatcaaaaaaaaaaaatggaaaaattagaTCCAACCAAACCGATTTCATTCAGCTTTTCTGGTTGTGGTTTTATGGGCCTTTATCATGTCGGTGTTGCATCTTGTCTACGTGAATATGCACCAATATCACCGGATACAAAATTTTTAGGAGCATCAGCCGGTTCATTAGCGGCAATTAGTCTTGTCTGTGATATGCCATTgggtaattattattttttttttgttttgttttgttttatataattTAATAATGTGTTCAGCTGTATTTCTATAGAAAAAggtagaaaaatttttaaattacgAAATCTTTGTACACACTGCAATATCACGTATATACGTTGAGTGTATTgtgtcattgatgatatataCTCGTAATATACGCTctcaaattattaaaatggaacattttttctccttccacccattagttttttttatttaaagaTGATGTGTGGCTGCCGATAAGAAAATTTgtatgaatggaaaatttttttgtgtgtagcGGTGTTTCAAggatttcaatttaaaaataaaaaaaagaaacttttATCACATGATCGATTCAggcaaaaattcaatcaatgagaatgaattatttgcccaatgaatttattatttgttcattagtgaaattttttcatttccgtaatttaattttttattttttccatttataaCAACAGGTGAAAGTACAAGTGAAATACTAAATGTAGCAATGCGTGCTCGTGCCCGAGCACTTGGTCCATTTCATCCATCATTCGATATTAATCGTATTCTATATGATCTCCTTATGCGTACCCTACCAGATGATGCACATATCAGGGCTAATGGCCGTATGTACATAAGTGTTACCAGGGTTAGTGATGGTAAAAATgttatcattaatcaattcaaatctaAAGAGGAACTGATCAaggttagttttttttctgtcaaattaattaatctatgatcgatgattgttgttgataatgatatgatgaaatgaaaaaaaaaatttggagaaatatcttcaatttttttccccgtTTTGGtgttcataataatgaattcggTGATTACACGAACTTCGTATCGATCGTATGATatttatcaaatcaatcaatcaatcaaattttcatttttttctctatttctcTTTACTTTcttatcattcattgatataTTTTAGGCATTACAATGTTCATGTTTCATACCATTATGGTCGGGTTTATTACCGCCTAAATTTAATGGCATCACCTATATTGATGGTGGATGTACGAATAATTTACCAATATTGGATGAAAATACTATAACCGTATCACCATTTTCTGGCGAATCCGATATATGTCCACAGGATGAtacatttaatttatttcaatttaattttacaAATACATCTATATCGATATCACCATCGAATATATATCGTATATCAAGGATATTATTTCCAGCACATCCGGAAACATTGAGTAAAATTTGTCAACAAGGTTTCGATGATGCACTTCGTTATCTTCAACGTAATAGTACGTGTTTTGttgctttcttttttttaatatttattttacttttttttctgatcttGAAttctttattgttgttttttttcatcacaataataatcctCACACTTGTTctcttctgttttttttttcatttcattctcttGTAGATAAAATATCCTGTACAAGATGTTTGGCCATACATTTTACAttagaaaaagaagaaacatCAAATAAACATCATAGACATCATAAACATCATGCCAATTGTCGTGATTGTGAATATCGAAGGCAAATTGCCATCCTTGATTCATTGCCTGAATCCGTTGTTGAAGGTAAACATCGTTGAacttgttttcattatcaaatagTGGGCGTCTGATTTattaatattgaatttttttttattcattttttctatgaAATGTATATTTAGCTATTCAAGAAGCCTGTGATCAGGTAAACAAAGGAATAATAAATTGGCTATTCCGTCATCGTccaatgaaattattgtcaATATTGAGCATACCATATCTATTGCCGATCGATATTACAATCGTATTGTTTAGTAAAATCTATGAAAAATTACCAGATAtacaaaaagaattgaaagaatCATTTATGCGTTTTATATCGttattgaaatcattattggttaaaattgaatcaaatcgttatttttattcagcCAAATTTAGTTGTCAATTAGCAGTcaaagaatttgattatacaagtgaagaaaatttaaCGAAAATACGAAAATCATCCAGTCATTCGAAATCATTGTTTATGAATGATATagccaaacaacaacaacaactacaactacaacaacagcaacaacaacaaaaaataatgattaataatcaacCATTAAAAGAAAGTAAAAGTttagatttgaaaaaacTGGACCCAATTAAATATCGTAAAGCATCATATGCAGGTCGTGAAGTCAATCAGAATCGTAATAAACCAAGACGAagatcaatgattgaaatgggTAGCCATCCAGATCTACCACCTGAACGTGTTATTTCACAGCTAAATTTTGATCTAAAATTAGATGTTAAACCTGATCAATCTAAtgtaaaaacaacaatggatacacgaaacaataataatgatgttattgatgatgatattgatggtccatcatcatcattggatagTAAAGTAATAGATATCgatatcaatgaaattgatcaaaataatgcCATTGAGATTGCTAATAAAGCATTGAATTGGGAGAAAGAAATTCTAGAAAAATGTCATGATCATCTTAATGCtaatgatggaaattttgATAGAATGTTGCAAATTactaaaaataatgatgcaGTTATGGCATATTATTATActgatgaaaataacaaagTACAATTTACtgaattatttaaaattggtgatgaagatattgataaattgaatgataaagaaaataataataataatgatgatgatccaaatattatcgataattatcaacaacagattccaacatataaaaaagataatgatgatggtcttATTGAAAGTACTATTCCACATGgaaacattcaacaacaacaacagcatcaacaccaaacaacaacaacaacattgaatgataaaaataatggatcAAATGGTGGAAATGAAAGTCCAAAAAAACGTCcaagaaaattatcatcgattattatgGTTGATTAATGGCCAATATTcatctatgtgtgtgtgtgaacatttgtcattgtaacacacacacaacgatTGGATTTTTCGATACCAtacgttctttttttttcgtttcattttttttaaaatcttttcttttttttgtactttTAATCTTTTATATCTCTGcctttttgttcattattattattgttgttgttgttgtcaatccTGTGAACCATGTGTGAATTTATatcatttaaaaacaaaacgtttATAAACGTTCGTTTGATTGTTCCTAAATCgtcgttgtgtgtgtgtgtgtcttaaTTGtcttataataataaaatttaaatgatgaaatgattactgacgatgatgatgatgatgatggttgtaaTTTTTTATGGCCttcaaatatgatgatatactaatcgaacaatttgattcattcgcGCAGTGAAGCTGACtttcgaataatttttttattttttattttttttttttacttttatgAAACCAAATTGTCAGTTGTatacatttgttttgttttttgttttttggcaTTTATGACCTTGGTAGATTTCAATAATAGTTGATCATATATTTCGACCCTGCTGTTTCGTCGTTATCTTTGTTTAGTATTTAGcgtcacaaaaaaatgtttcttgCTAAAAGATTATCAAAGgacgcaaaaaaaatgcacacacacacacacacacattgaacaTTTGACCATATATGTGTGTACCTATGGGGTTATGTTTATGACCTTGGTTATGGTATAGAAGAAATATATTTGTAGATAACGAAAAACAtggatttaatttaattttttcaatttttttttgttttgttttgttcaacaacatGTGTGTGATACCAGTGGTAATTATGTATGTGTGGCCACTTGCAATAACAACACTTTCAACCAATGATAAGAGTTCATGATACGTTTTACTTATATCTGAACTTTAATCGAACAGCAGCAAAATCTGAGCCCATATcaacatatataaaaaagCTGTACATTTTGACCATAAAGcacatttggttttttcaagTCTTAAAGACTGAATTTCTgcatttcatcaacaaattttttactgttcaaaaaaaaaaaaaaaaaacatcaaatacAACATCAATGATGGAACCAGATTCTACTTGTGATTCTTCAACCTTAAAtgtattcgaaaaaaataaaattcgttcatttcaatcatcaactaTAACTGCTCATGAAACGtttgaaaatgttgttggtgtGGATATGAAAAtcgtaaataaaaaaaatccatgtaAGTGTGatgaattgaagaaaaaaaaattattattggccaaaaaaCTTGAAGAATGTTACCAAGAATGTCGAAATCTtttagaagaaaaagataaaattatcaaagaTTTGCGTCATGAATTCGAAATAACGAAACAACGTGATCCAAAACTAATGGCAATACAAGATAAAATTCATGTCGAAAAATTTGTACAACTTTCAAAAACTTGCCATATGAATTATCAATTAAACATCATAGTTGATGATATCATAGAAGATTTAAAATCAAAGCTTCTCTTAGCAGATATCGGTGCTGATAAGATATCTGATAAGAGATTGCTTTTGTGTTTTATACCTGAAACAATATTcagattcatttttaaaaaattaataagcCAATTTCCGCTGTTGGAGAAGAAATATAATggtttaaatttaaatttggaaaaaaatctattggtaagtatttatatataaacaatGAACTTTTAACATCTTTTAACATTGTAATTTTATCGTTGAATTAGCAATGTTTAATGGATAAAGTTCGagacaaaaaacaatggacACAGGAACTGTATcgtaaaaaatataaaaatttaccTGATTTGCATTAAGTGGacatttgattaaattctttcattgcatttttttatatcatattttttgtattcaattttttcattttgtattcaatgtccaaaaaaaaaataactaataaaagattttcatatttttcatacaTTTGTCACAGAGAATTCCCGGTTTTGTCtatttaaaaatcaataacaatTCCATAAATTCGGGAATTCAAttgatatatgatgatggttgacaCAACTTGTGTTAATATTGCTGAAGCAATAATAACACCAGATGATAATACGACCTTGGTATGTGGTCATGTATATTTATGACCTTGGTTATGGTATAGAAGAAATATATTTGTAGATAACGAAAAACAtggatttaatttaattttttgaattttttttcttatcaatttttttttgttttgttttgttcaacaacatGTGTGTGGTACCAGTGGTAATTATGTATGTGTGGCCATTTGCGATAACAACACTTTCAACCATGATAAGAGTTCATGATACGTTTTACTTATATCTGAACTTTGATCGAACAGCAGCAGAATCTGGGCCTATATCAACAGGTATAAAAATTGCTGGACATTTTGACCATAAAgcacatttgatttttgttaaGCCTTGAATAATACTGAAATTCTGCATCTCGACAGCAatcaacgatttttttttgttctacaaaattaaaatttttttttagtgttCATCAATCATGGAACCGCCATTCGATTTTACATGTGATTCGGTAATATTAGATGGATACgcgaaaaatttattaaattcatcaacTATAACTGTTCATGAAACGTTTGAAGATGTTGTTGGTGTGGATTTGGAAAtcgtaaataaaaaaaatccatgtaAGTGCGATGAattgaagaaagaaaaattattattggccaaaaaaCTTGAAGAATGTCACCAAGAATGTCAAGAATACCGAAATCttattgaagaaaaagataaaattaaCGAAGATTTGCGTCATAAAATCGaaacaatcgaaaataaaatcgaaatAACGAAACAACGTGATCCTGAACGGGTGGCAATACAAGATAAAATTTATGTGcaaaaatttggaaaaaaattttacgattattttttaaatgatttcGATTTATACAGATATAAATTTCCGAATTTCAACGATTCAATCATGAAATTATTGAACGATAAAGACCAACAAGTCAATACTGGCGATATGAATGGTCAATTAAACAACatgattgatgatatcaTAGAAGATTTAAAATCAAAGCTTCTCTTAGCAGATATCGGTGCTGATAAGATATCTGATAAGAGATTGCTTTTGAATAGTATATCTGGAACAATATTcagattcatttttaaaaaattaatgagcCGATTTCCGCTGCTGGAGCAGAAATACAATagtttaaatttaaatttggaaaaaaatctattggtaagtatttatatataaacaatGAACTTTTAACATTGTAATTTTATCGTTGAATTAGCAATGTTTAATGGATAAAgtttgcaacaaaaaaaatgggacaCGGAAGCTGTATCgcaaaaaatataaaaatttaccTGATTTGTATTAAGTGGACATTCGattaaattctttcattgcatttttttttgtattcatattttttgtattcaatttttttattttgtattcaatgtcaaaaaaaaaacaataaacaataaaagattttcatatttttcatacaTTTGTCAAAGAGAATTGTTTTGTCtatttcaaaatcataacAATTCCATAAATTCGAGAATTCAATGATATGCTGATGATTGACACAACTTGAAACAACTTAATATTGCTGGAGCAATAATAACACCAAATGGTAATATGATCATctgcattatcatcaatcgattaattcGATTTTTGTGGATATATTGGATAATGGATAATGTCATGTCATTTATGAGtaaattttcttctgttcctcatgatgatgatgattctgtgaccattcattcgaattattatgaattcattgatcatttgtcatcatcatcatcatcatatcgatattatatttcattcattgaattaaatATGTATTGacattcaccaaaaaaaacattcatttatcatcatcatcattataatgattttcttacatgtcaaaaattgatggtcgtttttttgtttgtttttgtttttgtattcattcattaattcattcattcatcatcatcatcatcattgatcattgatttataattTGAAA is part of the Dermatophagoides farinae isolate YC_2012a chromosome 9, ASM2471394v1, whole genome shotgun sequence genome and encodes:
- the LOC124497721 gene encoding facilitated trehalose transporter Tret1 is translated as MATIDSNENRSSLSSINNNNSNIERSNIDVDDDNNKLNKFKPSWLIYVVAICVESLSLSFGMTMGWTSIAGEELDTNFTTTNNNDHWKSPVFPNDIEKKLIASIWTLGSLFGGFSCGYLIDKFGRKKMLILLGIPFGMAWLCIGFARCSSIIIIGRVINGIGLGISIPTIPLYIAEISTPNIRGYIGMSIGFFAVLGMLLINILNVMNFHWNHLGFFAIVPTTLMMIIMCFMPESPVWCINFINDKNESIKQAEKNLRRLRSKNSDIQQELDNLIEMKKSSDKMNNMVNQSNHHHHGLLKSLRRKDIYKPFIIAMVVMTFQQFCGSSIIIYSMNDIFKNSGSTLSAKQSSSITNAIMLATTIIGGFSIDRFGRRILLIISGTAQALSIGTLGVYYYIHLSTSNIQQSSSSILPIICVSIFVSAYSFGIGPLCWIIIAEITPPQAVWLVMSSTSVYSSIGTFIMIFSTKTLFQLLKEYGTYWLFTVVNITIVIFGYFIPETKGQCYQECRNLLEEKDKIIKDLRHEFEITKQRDPKLMAIQDKIHVEKFVQLSKTCHMNYQLNIIVDDIIEDLKSKLLLADIGADKISDKRLLLCFIPETIFRFIFKKLISQFPLLEKKYNGLNLNLEKNLLQCLMDKVRDKKQWTQELYRKKYKNLPDLH
- the LOC124497425 gene encoding protein O-mannosyl-transferase TMTC2, with product MGGRYTIWVEIIRMFFLDQCSATTFYYYYYYRIVVCLLPNNGAHHHHAIFFFVNLKITILNHPGFDLYSNQIKSNHILYMKKMWRFVNFRWFNQQIDNNGNNRLRDYILILSFASLLYLNSLDADFAYDDNRAILNNQDVLSTTPWYHLFINDFWGTPIQSSNSHGSYRPITVVSFRLNHMIHGHTPFGFHLVNLLLHLIVTLLYTIFIERLLNGRRQRRITLIASLLFASHPIHVESVTSIVGRADVGAALFYLLALYFYVKFVESNNHGQCRKYLCYTIVMATFSMLTKEHGITCLLLCIIYHLFIVHHFFPFNRQNWTKILRQQEYGQLRRGIRTISIALIIMIIFRLSIHRYRPSFSSADNPISDNPSVMVRFLTFHYLPVFNFWLLIYPQWLSFDWSMDAIPLIVSWFDRRNIFTFIFYAIIIEFARRTLYYYSLVSSPSSSLSISASNNNIRKRSNHQCIRCDNFQIKNLYQQQQLPQPSFEIDSNNNNVGGINYNHQQNQQPFAIFDLNNNDPQMPNQNEPIIDLNNNNNNNFGRSSLPPPKQTIISQSTTQCKQSKYKLVKGKKLSEIDCIVLSLAMMIVPFLPATNLFFYIGFVVAERILYIPSFGFCLFIAVCVEKFIQYVQRYHLIKYIIYLCYLILIISFSIRTILRNIDWLTEENLYRSGIVINPPKAYGNLANILSQQGRNDEAEQMYRKALEYRINMADVHYNLGLLLQNEQRYNEAIHCYQQAIRFRPRLAMAYLNIGVIYSRLGDKNRAKQFYEKCSQLDNYGLKDIRNHEITRISALYNLGQLFLDDENYIEALKIYRQAIFQIPSYYQPHSLYNKIAEVYNRMNRTADAEIWFRKSLTIKHDHIPAYLTYARMLIKTNRTFEAEQLYRKAMLLSSNDTAIYHHYGQFKFNNGQLKDALAIYMKGFESFPNDCDIVINVANILRQLQQPINAEIYYKLATKLRPNDLITHSNLGAIYHLNGKFKLAKQSYQRALELKPDDNITKINLARLDRIIIAQQKS
- the LOC124498094 gene encoding uncharacterized protein LOC124498094 is translated as MEKLDPTKPISFSFSGCGFMGLYHVGVASCLREYAPISPDTKFLGASAGSLAAISLVCDMPLGESTSEILNVAMRARARALGPFHPSFDINRILYDLLMRTLPDDAHIRANGRMYISVTRVSDGKNVIINQFKSKEELIKALQCSCFIPLWSGLLPPKFNGITYIDGGCTNNLPILDENTITVSPFSGESDICPQDDTFNLFQFNFTNTSISISPSNIYRISRILFPAHPETLSKICQQGFDDALRYLQRNNKISCTRCLAIHFTLEKEETSNKHHRHHKHHANCRDCEYRRQIAILDSLPESVVEAIQEACDQVNKGIINWLFRHRPMKLLSILSIPYLLPIDITIVLFSKIYEKLPDIQKELKESFMRFISLLKSLLVKIESNRYFYSAKFSCQLAVKEFDYTSEENLTKIRKSSSHSKSLFMNDIAKQQQQLQLQQQQQQQKIMINNQPLKESKSLDLKKLDPIKYRKASYAGREVNQNRNKPRRRSMIEMGSHPDLPPERVISQLNFDLKLDVKPDQSNVKTTMDTRNNNNDVIDDDIDGPSSSLDSKVIDIDINEIDQNNAIEIANKALNWEKEILEKCHDHLNANDGNFDRMLQITKNNDAVMAYYYTDENNKVQFTELFKIGDEDIDKLNDKENNNNNDDDPNIIDNYQQQIPTYKKDNDDGLIESTIPHGNIQQQQQHQHQTTTTTLNDKNNGSNGGNESPKKRPRKLSSIIMVD